In the genome of Planococcus donghaensis, the window TGCTGGACAAACATGTGTATGTGGTAACCGCATTTATGTTCAACAAAGCATTGCAGAAGAGTTTTCTAAAAAACTTGGTGAAGCTGCTAGCCAATTGAAAGTTGGTAATGGGTTGGACGAAGGTGTAAAAATCGGTCCTTTAGTAGATAAAGATGGATATGAAAAAGTAGAAAAACACGTTCAAGATGCTGTTGAAAAAGGGGCTAAAGTGGTCGTTGGCGGAGAAGGACGTACTGAAAACAATGCTTATTTTTATAACCCAACAGTTCTAACCAATGCCTCATCCGATATGTTGGTTATGAACGAAGAAACGTTTGGTCCGGTGGCACCGATTATGACTTTCGAAACAGATGAAGAAGCTGTTGAACTTGCTAATGATACACGCTTTGGCTTAGCTGCTTATTTTTTCACTGAAAGCATGTCGCGTGGCACTTATATCGCTGAAAACCTTGACTATGGCATTGTCGGATGGAACGACGGTGCACCATCCACTGCACAAGCACCATTTGGTGGCATGAAAGAAAGTGGTGTGGGACGTGAAGGTGGTAAAGAAGGTCTAGAAGCCTTCCTTGAAACCAAATACATTTCGATTAAAGTTTAATGTAAATAAAAAGCTGCTCCGAAATTCGGAGCAGCTTTTTATAATACTGTTTCACATATTTTAATCCCTTTAGAAGATGGTTTTGTTACTAAACTTTCATAAAGCGGGAATTTCTCTGCTAATTGAGTTGCTACCATTTTTTCTTGTCCTTTTTCGACAGCGATAAATAACGATGGTCCTGCTCCACTTATTGCCATGCCGTATACTCCAAGCTTTAAGCAGCTTTTTTGTATTTGTTCAAAGTCTTGAAATCTGCTTTTGCGGTAAGGTTCATGAAAAACGTCTTTTTGCATCATTCGTCCTGCCGTTTTCCAATCGCCTCTTGCTAAAGCAGCGGATAGTACGTTTCCAGAAGCGCTACCTCGTATCGCCGTTTTATAAGGTAAATTTTCAGGCAATAGATCACGTGATTCTGACGTTAAAAATTCAGTCGGTGGCACTAAAATAACTACGCCAATCTCAACTTCTGGAACATGAATAATTTCTAGCTCGTCCTCGTCAAAATAAGAAATGGTTAACCCACCAAGAAGCGATGCTGAAATGTTATCGGGATGCCCTTCCATTTCCGTACCGATTTTCAATTTCTCTTTCATCGAAAGTTGCAAACCGATTAATCGATCGGCAATTTCGATACCCGCAGCAATGGCTGAAGCACTGCTGCCAAGTCCTCTACTTAACGGAATTTCTGTATCAATGACCAATTTTGCAGTTGGCAAAGACCGGTTGTATTGATCAGCAACTGCTTGGGCAGTTGCAACAATCAAATTATCCGTTCCCGTTGCAAGCTGCTTGTATCCTTGGTCTTTGTATTCAACTTGCCAAGTAGCAGATGGCGAAACATGAACAAACATATGAAGATCTAATGCCAGACCAATCGAATCAAATCCAGGGCCAAGATTGGCAGTAGAAGCTGGAACGGTTACCGAAAATTCTTTCCAACTCATACTTTCACTCCTTTTTTTAAATCCTCCCAAAATTGCTCCATGTCTTCTGGAACGAGTAGCGCTTTGTGCTGATTAACCGAAATAGCAGTTTCAGGATCTTTCAAACCATTTCCTGTTAATACTGCTACTACTTTCGATCCTTTTTCCAAAAGACCACTTTCGACTTGTTTCTTGATACCGGCAATCGATGCACACGATGCTGGTTCCGCAAAAACTCCTTCAGTCGAAGCTAACATTTGATAAGCTTCTAAAATTTCTTCATCAGTAGCCGCTAAAATTGTGCCATTTGATTCATCTAGGGCATTAAGTGCCAACTGCCAGCTTGCCGGATTTCCAATGCGGATAGCAGTAGCTACAGTTTCTGGGCTTTCTACTACTTTATTGTGAACGATTGGTGCAGCTCCGGCTGCTTGTACGCCTAGAAGGATTGGACGCTGTTTGCCAGTACGCTCTGCGTATTCCGTGAACCCTTTCCATGATGCTGAAATGTTACCTGCATTGCCAACTGGTAACGCAAAAACGTCTGGTACTTGTCCCAACTGATTAATAACTTCAAAGGCAATCGTTTTTTGTCCTTCTAGGCGATAGGGGTTAACGGAATTGACTAATGCAATACCCGCTTCTTGACCAACTTCTCTGACCATTTGAAGAGCTTCATCGAAATTCCCTTTAATTTCAAGAATTTCTGCTCCGTACATTTTGGCTTGGGCTAACTTTCCAAGTGCAATGCGCCCTTCTGGAATGACGACAATTGTACGCATCCCTGCTCGTGCGCCGTAAGCCGCTGCGGAAGCAGAAGTATTTCCCGTTGAAGCGCATATCAATACCGTTTTGCCTTCTTCTTTTGCTTTAGCAACTGCCATGACCATACCGCGGTCTTTAAATGACCCAGTTGGATTGGCACCTTCTAATTTCACGTAAAGTTCAATGCCCCATTCTTTTGAAAGCTTCTCTAAATGAACGAGCGGTGTATTGCCTTCTTGTAAAGTTAGTGAAGGGGTATTTTCTGTAACAGGTAGCCACTCTTTATGTTCTTCGATTAGTCCTTGCCATCTCATGCTGTTTCCTCCCCTTCTATGCGGTAATGGCTAATAACGCTCGCCGTTCCTTCTACCTCTTTTAAAACGTCTAAATGTTGCTGTCTAGAAATTTGATGCGTCAATAACACCAATTCTGCTTTTCCTTGGTCTCCAGCTGGTGATTGGATTACTGATTGAATGCTTGCCCCATGTTTGCTATAAATTGACGTCATTTTTGATAACACGCCAACTTCGTCGTTTACGAGCAAGCGGTGACAATATTTTGCAAAGCGTTTTGCTTCTGGTTTGATGACACGTTCGTGCTGTGCTGCATGAGCCCGTTTACCGTTAACGCCAAGTTGCAAGTTACGACAAGCTGCGATAATGTCAGAAACTACAGACGTTGCGGTTGGTAATGATCCCGCTCCTGGTCCATATAACATGGTTTCACCTACAGCATCTCCGTATATGTATACTGCATTGAATTCGTT includes:
- the thrB gene encoding homoserine kinase, translated to MSWKEFSVTVPASTANLGPGFDSIGLALDLHMFVHVSPSATWQVEYKDQGYKQLATGTDNLIVATAQAVADQYNRSLPTAKLVIDTEIPLSRGLGSSASAIAAGIEIADRLIGLQLSMKEKLKIGTEMEGHPDNISASLLGGLTISYFDEDELEIIHVPEVEIGVVILVPPTEFLTSESRDLLPENLPYKTAIRGSASGNVLSAALARGDWKTAGRMMQKDVFHEPYRKSRFQDFEQIQKSCLKLGVYGMAISGAGPSLFIAVEKGQEKMVATQLAEKFPLYESLVTKPSSKGIKICETVL
- the thrC gene encoding threonine synthase — its product is MRWQGLIEEHKEWLPVTENTPSLTLQEGNTPLVHLEKLSKEWGIELYVKLEGANPTGSFKDRGMVMAVAKAKEEGKTVLICASTGNTSASAAAYGARAGMRTIVVIPEGRIALGKLAQAKMYGAEILEIKGNFDEALQMVREVGQEAGIALVNSVNPYRLEGQKTIAFEVINQLGQVPDVFALPVGNAGNISASWKGFTEYAERTGKQRPILLGVQAAGAAPIVHNKVVESPETVATAIRIGNPASWQLALNALDESNGTILAATDEEILEAYQMLASTEGVFAEPASCASIAGIKKQVESGLLEKGSKVVAVLTGNGLKDPETAISVNQHKALLVPEDMEQFWEDLKKGVKV